The Chitinophagales bacterium genomic sequence TGCTTTTGAAGGTATAGACAAAATGATAGCCCGCAGGGTGCAGACATCTTCTATCGGTTACAATGCTATCAAAGCATCTACAGACCTGGACAGGAGTAATTTGCTGCAATATGTCAATGCACAGGACCTGCGTTCGTTCGGACTGATACCTGAGTTGCTGGGCAGGTTGCCAATAGTTACCTACCTGAACCCGCTGGATTCAGATGCGCTGAAGAGGATATTGACAGAACCTAAGAATGCATTGGTGAAACAGTATAAAAAGCTGTTTGAATACGAAGGCATAGAGTTGACAGTTGAGGATGAAGCGCTGGATTACATGGTGTCAAAAGCCGTGGAATATAAATTAGGTGGCCGTGGGCTGAGGGCTATCTGCGAAATGATACTGACAGATGTGATGTTCGATATACCTTCTGAAAAGAATAAGAAGAATTTTACGCTGACATTAGACTATGCAAGGCAGATGCTGGAGCATTCAAAGCTCAACCAACTGAGGGCAGCATAAATAATACAGAAACATATTTAATACTATAAAAGCTATATGGAAGACCTGGTAAAAAAACTTACTGAAGAAGCCGGCCTGACCGAAGAACAGGCACTGCAGGCACTGAATGTTGTAAAAGAATACATCATGAGTAAAGTGCCGCCAATGATGCACCCGATGATAGATAGTTTCCTTGCTGCCAAGCAGGATGGTGACGATCCGCTGGGTGATATGATGAAGAATTTAGGCAACTAAACTGCCTGGTAAATTGAACGCCTGTTGCTACTGCAACAGGCGTTTTTTATATCTCTTTTACCCTGTCCCACTGTTGAAATGTGAACGCATGAGCATGTTTTTCGTCAGCTTCATGCGGTTCTTCCCATGTCAGTTTCCAGTGCGCATGGTTCATGTGCGGAAAGAAAGCATGCGCATCATTTATCACGGTATGTACTCTTGTCAGGTAGATGCGATCTATGCTATCTATTAATTGCTCATATATTTTGCCGCCGCCTATAATAAAGCTCTCACTGAAATCTTCCTCTTCCAGTCTTGCAATTGCATCTTCCAGGTTGTTGAACAGAAGCACTTCTTCAGGCAGGTGTAATCCTTTTTGAGATGACACAACAATATTCAACCTGTTCACCAAAGGTTTGCCTAGCGACTCGAATGTTTTCCTGCCCATAAGCACCGGTCTGCCAAGAGTCGTTCTTTTAAAGAACTTCAGGTCTTCGGGCAGTCGCCACGGCAGATCATTATCACGGCCAATGGCATTGTTTTCAGACATCGCAACTACTGCTGATAATATCATTTTACAAATTCAGAAATAAACAATCAAACAGTGAACAGGAACTTTTACCTTTTCACTGTTTAAAAACATTGACTTATACTGCTACCGGGGCTTTTATGTGCGGGTGTGCTTCATAATTCTCCAATGTGAAGTCCTCGTACTTAAAGCTGAAAATGTCTTTTACATCCGGATTTATTTTCATCGTAGGCAACGGCAATGGTTCGCGCGTAAGCTGCAGTTTTGCCTGCTCAATATGATTGCTATATAAGTGCACGTCACCGAATGTATGCACAAACTCGCCATATTCAAGTCCGCACACCTGTGCCATCATCATTGTAAGCAGTGCATAAGATGCAATATTAAAAGGTACACCTAAGAACACATCTGCACTGCGCTGATACAGCTGGCAACTCAATTTGCCGTTGGCTACATAGAACTGGAACAAGGCGTGGCAGGGTGTTAATGCCATTTGCTTCAGGTCGCCTACATTCCATGCATTCACAATGATGCGTCTGCTGTCAGGGTTGGTTTTCAGTAGATGAACAGCTTCGCTTATCTGGTCATATGTTTTACCGTCAGCCCCCGTCCAGCTTCGCCATTGGTGACCGTAAACCGGGCCCAGATCGCCACGTTCATCTGCCCATTCGTCCCAAATTCTTACCCCGTTATCTTTCAGATATTTAATATTGGTATCTCCGTTCAGGAACCACAACAACTCATATATGATAGACTTCAGGTGCAGCTTTTTTGTGGTCAGCATCGGGAACCCTTTTTGCAGGTCAAACCTCATCTGGTAGCCAAAACAGCTAATAGTGCCAGTACCGGTACGGTCACTCTTTTCTGCCCCCGTATCCAGTATATGTTGTAGTAGATCTAGATAAGCCTGCATAAATACCGATATTTAGATATGATACCGCAAAGTTAACTTATAGCATAGTTTAATAGGGTAAAACACTCGCTAATGGGGATAAACAGTTAATTCTTACTATAAATGATATTATTTTTGTTACTTCATACCATATTTTTTTACCGCATGAGTAAAACATTATCCATTGTAATCCCGGCCTACAACGAAGGTGCTACCATACACCGGATACTCAACCTTATCAAGGAAGTGCAACTCATTGATAACATCCGAAAAGAGGTTATCATAGTTAACGATTGCTCTAAAGACAATACCGAAGATGCCATAATGGCCTATAAAGATGCCAATCCTGACCTGCCTATCAGTTACTATAAACACGAGGTGAACCAGGGTAAGGGTGCAGCGTTGCACACAGGTATTAAATATGCCAAAGGTGATTATACCATTATCCAGGATGCTGACCTTGAGTACGACCCTAACGAATATAACCTGCTGTTGAAACCAATAGTGAATGGATTTGCTGATGTAGTGTACGGTTCCCGCTTTATGGGAGGCAATCCGCACAGGATATTATTTTTCTGGCACTCGTTGGGAAACGCCATGCTTACCTTTATGTCTAATATGTTCACCAACCTGAACCTGACAGATATGGAAACCTGTTATAAACTGTTCAGGACAGACATCATACAGAAAATTGACCTTCGTGAAAAACGCTTTGGTTTTGAGCCGGAGGTTACAGCCAAAATATCCAGGGTGCCGAAGGTAAGGGTCTACGAAGTTGGTATTTCCTATTATGGACGTACTTATGAAGAAGGTAAGAAGATAGGCTGGAAAGATGGCTTCAGGGCCATATACTGTATCTTAAAATACAACTTGTTCAATAAATAATTATGCCGCTGATATTACCCGTAAAAGGAGTACTGCCCAATATCCCGAAAGATTGTTATGTAGCTGAGAATGCTACTATTGTAGGCGATGTGGTTTTGGGAAAGGAGTGCAGTGTGTGGTTCAATGCTGTGATCCGCGGCGATGTGAACAGCATTCGCATGGGTGATAAAGTAAATATCCAGGATGGAGCCTGCATACATTGCACCTATCAGAAAACTAAAACCATCATTGGCAATAATGTGTCCATCGGTCACCACGCCATTGTGCACGGCTGTACTATAGAGGACAACGTCCTGGTGGGTATGGGGGCTATTATTATGGATAATGTGAAGATCGGCAAGAACAGTATTATTGCCGCCGGAGCTGTTGTTTTAGAGAATACTGAGGTGCCTTCAGGCAGCATTTTCGCCGGAGTGCCCGCAAAAAAGGTAAAAGATATCAGTGCAGAACTGCTGGAAGGAGAGGTACAACGCATTGCAAATAACTATGTTATGTACAGTTCTTGGTTCAAATAAGGGCTTTATATGACAATTTTTTATTTTTATTGCTATTCTCAGTACCTATTGCATAATAGGGAATTAGGATATACATTTGTTTCATTATAAAACGCATGATCTGTATGAAAAAACTTATTCTAGCTTTACTTGCTGTATCAACTTTGGGTACTGCTGATGCACAAAAAAATAGTGTACTTGTTTACGGTACTGGCGGTCTGTCAACTAACAAAACCGACAATGGCGGCGGTAGCGAAAATAAAAGCTTTAACTGGCACATCAATCCTGGTGTTGGTTACCAATTCACTGACAACATCACGATAGGTGTTCAGGGTGGTATCTGGAGCGAATTCGGTGAAAACAGGAGCGCTAATCCAACTAACACTGCATGGATGAGAAATGCAAGGGAAACAAGGGAGTGGCAAGCAGGTGCTTTCTTCCGTTATACCAAATACTTCGGTAACATATTCTCTATGTATACTCAATTGGACCTGAGCTATGTTTCCGGTCAGAATGTTTCTGAAGACGAAACAAGGATGGTTGATTATACCGCTAACCAGATCGTTAACCAGGTTATTTATAACTACGATTACTACAATGGCTTCCAGGCGTTCATTACTCCAATGGTGGCTGTAACTGTACACGATGGTTTAGCACTTAACTTCGGTATGGGTGGTCTTGGCTATCGTACTATCAGCTACGATACTCCTAAATCTCCAAGTCCACAGAACGCAGTTATCGACCAGAGCAACTTCATGTTCAACTTCGGTAACCAATTCAGCTTCGGTATCACTAAAAACTTCGGCTGCTGCCACCACAAAACAGGTAATGTAAAACCTGGTGATGACCTGCGCCCGATGAAGATGGATGCTAACGATGATGATGAATAATTATCAACGAATTATAAATGATTTGAAACGTCCCTGTATTGCAGGGACGTTTCTTTTTTATGTATATATGCTCAATCTTTAGTACTTGTTTTCGTAACTTTGCAGCCTGTTTCACAAAAGCTGATGGCCTGTCCCGGCCCATTTCTAAAAAGATATTTATATGTCATATACGCCCAAAAATAAGGTTCGCATTGTCACGGCCGCTTCCCTCTTCGACGGACACGATGCCGCTATCAATATTATGCGAAGGGTAATGCAAAGCAGTGGTGTAGAGGTGATACACCTGGGGCACGACCGTAGTGTGCAGGATGTGGTAGACTGTGCCGTACAGGAGGATGCCAATGCGATAGCTATGACCTCTTACCAGGGCGGCCACGTGGAGTATTTCAAGTATATGTACGACCTGCTGAAAGAAAAGGGTTGCGGGCATATAAAGATATTCGGTGGCGGCGGCGGCGTAATATTGCCTGAAGAGATAAAGGAACTGCACGATTATGGTATCACACGTATCTACTCGCCTGATGATGGCCGCTCTATGGGCCTGCAGGGAATGATAGATGACCTGATACAGAAGAGCGATTTCCCGACAGGCAACCAGCTGAATGGTGAAGTAGGACATCTGAATGATAAGAACCCCAAAGCGATAGGACGGTTAATATCAGCAGCAGAGAACTATCATGACCTGCCCGAAACACAAGCGTTGCTGAAAAAAGTAGAAGAATTATCCTCAGAGTCTAAAACACCGGTACTGGGTATCACAGGTACAGGTGGTGCAGGTAAAAGCTCACTGGTA encodes the following:
- a CDS encoding thymidylate synthase, whose amino-acid sequence is MQAYLDLLQHILDTGAEKSDRTGTGTISCFGYQMRFDLQKGFPMLTTKKLHLKSIIYELLWFLNGDTNIKYLKDNGVRIWDEWADERGDLGPVYGHQWRSWTGADGKTYDQISEAVHLLKTNPDSRRIIVNAWNVGDLKQMALTPCHALFQFYVANGKLSCQLYQRSADVFLGVPFNIASYALLTMMMAQVCGLEYGEFVHTFGDVHLYSNHIEQAKLQLTREPLPLPTMKINPDVKDIFSFKYEDFTLENYEAHPHIKAPVAV
- a CDS encoding dihydrofolate reductase — protein: MILSAVVAMSENNAIGRDNDLPWRLPEDLKFFKRTTLGRPVLMGRKTFESLGKPLVNRLNIVVSSQKGLHLPEEVLLFNNLEDAIARLEEEDFSESFIIGGGKIYEQLIDSIDRIYLTRVHTVINDAHAFFPHMNHAHWKLTWEEPHEADEKHAHAFTFQQWDRVKEI
- a CDS encoding glycosyltransferase family 2 protein produces the protein MSKTLSIVIPAYNEGATIHRILNLIKEVQLIDNIRKEVIIVNDCSKDNTEDAIMAYKDANPDLPISYYKHEVNQGKGAALHTGIKYAKGDYTIIQDADLEYDPNEYNLLLKPIVNGFADVVYGSRFMGGNPHRILFFWHSLGNAMLTFMSNMFTNLNLTDMETCYKLFRTDIIQKIDLREKRFGFEPEVTAKISRVPKVRVYEVGISYYGRTYEEGKKIGWKDGFRAIYCILKYNLFNK
- a CDS encoding gamma carbonic anhydrase family protein, which encodes MPLILPVKGVLPNIPKDCYVAENATIVGDVVLGKECSVWFNAVIRGDVNSIRMGDKVNIQDGACIHCTYQKTKTIIGNNVSIGHHAIVHGCTIEDNVLVGMGAIIMDNVKIGKNSIIAAGAVVLENTEVPSGSIFAGVPAKKVKDISAELLEGEVQRIANNYVMYSSWFK